The following proteins are co-located in the Mesorhizobium australicum WSM2073 genome:
- a CDS encoding NYN domain-containing protein, whose translation MFDPREKIALFIDGANLYATSRALGFDIDYRKLLASFHKRGYLLRAYYYTALVEDQEYSSIRPLIDWLDYNGFKVVTKPAKEFTDSTGRRKIKGNMDIELTVDALELADVVDHYVIFSGDGDFRTLVEALQRRGRKVSIVSTMASQPPMISDDLRRQADHFIDLATLKNEVGRDPSERPARRPEPAEVDEDDY comes from the coding sequence ATGTTCGACCCTCGTGAAAAAATCGCCCTGTTCATCGACGGCGCCAATCTCTACGCCACATCGCGCGCGCTCGGGTTCGACATCGATTATCGCAAGCTCCTGGCGAGCTTTCACAAGCGCGGTTACCTGTTGCGCGCCTACTATTACACCGCGCTGGTCGAGGACCAGGAATACTCCTCGATCCGGCCACTGATCGACTGGCTCGACTATAACGGGTTCAAGGTGGTCACCAAGCCGGCCAAGGAATTCACCGACTCGACCGGCCGCCGCAAGATCAAGGGCAACATGGACATCGAGCTTACCGTCGATGCGCTGGAACTCGCCGATGTCGTCGACCACTATGTCATATTCTCCGGAGACGGTGATTTCCGAACGCTGGTCGAAGCGCTGCAACGGCGTGGCCGCAAGGTGTCGATCGTCTCGACCATGGCCTCGCAACCTCCGATGATCTCAGACGACCTGCGCCGGCAGGCCGACCATTTCATCGACCTAGCGACGCTGAAGAACGAAGTCGGCCGCGATCCCTCCGAACGACCGGCACGGCGGCCCGAACCGGCTGAAGTCGACGAGGACGACTACTGA
- a CDS encoding uracil-DNA glycosylase produces the protein MTAPSLSEPSRDCPLCPRLHDFIAEWRQREPSWFNAPVPTFLPLGGEDTVQLLIVGLAPGLRGANRTGRPFTGDYAGDLLYSTLIAHNFARGEFKARPDDGLELLGTAITNAVRCVPPENKPVGAEIATCRTFLVPTIARFPNLRAVLALGSIAHQSTVRALGGRVAAYPFKHGGQLKAGGIMLFSSYHCSRYNTNTGVLTADMFVRVFGEIAAFLKN, from the coding sequence TTGACCGCCCCTTCACTTTCCGAACCCAGCCGCGATTGCCCGCTCTGCCCGCGGCTGCATGATTTCATCGCCGAATGGCGGCAGCGCGAGCCGTCATGGTTCAACGCGCCGGTGCCGACCTTCCTGCCACTGGGTGGCGAAGATACCGTCCAGCTTCTGATCGTTGGTCTGGCGCCTGGCCTGCGCGGCGCCAACCGCACCGGGCGCCCCTTTACCGGCGACTATGCCGGCGACCTGCTCTATTCGACACTGATTGCCCACAACTTCGCACGCGGCGAGTTCAAGGCGCGGCCCGATGATGGGCTGGAACTCCTCGGCACTGCGATCACCAACGCGGTGCGCTGCGTGCCGCCGGAGAACAAGCCGGTCGGTGCCGAGATCGCCACCTGCCGGACATTCCTGGTGCCGACGATCGCTCGCTTTCCCAACCTGCGCGCCGTGCTGGCGCTGGGATCGATCGCGCACCAGTCGACCGTGCGGGCACTGGGCGGGCGCGTCGCCGCCTATCCGTTCAAACATGGCGGCCAGTTGAAAGCCGGCGGCATCATGCTGTTTTCGAGCTACCATTGCTCGCGCTACAACACCAATACCGGTGTGTTGACCGCAGACATGTTCGTCAGGGTGTTTGGCGAGATCGCGGCATTCCTGAAGAACTGA
- a CDS encoding Lrp/AsnC family transcriptional regulator → MNPEPVDLDAVDRSLLRLLQEDGRRTTLDLAARVGLSPTGASQRVKRLFRDGFITAVRAVLNPAKIGRGMLVFIEVRLDHAAPHIFDRFAEAVAKAPEVLECHMVVGGFDYLVKARIAEMADYQDFLKRVILPLPGVKETHTYASIGDVKPDALLPV, encoded by the coding sequence GTGAATCCTGAACCAGTCGACCTGGACGCCGTCGACCGCAGTCTTCTGCGACTGCTGCAGGAAGATGGGCGCCGCACCACGCTCGACCTGGCAGCGCGCGTCGGCCTGTCACCGACCGGCGCCAGCCAGCGCGTGAAACGCCTGTTTCGCGACGGGTTTATCACCGCCGTCAGGGCGGTGCTCAATCCGGCAAAGATTGGCCGCGGCATGCTTGTCTTCATCGAGGTGCGGCTCGATCACGCGGCCCCGCATATCTTTGACCGCTTCGCCGAGGCGGTGGCAAAGGCGCCCGAGGTTCTGGAATGCCATATGGTCGTCGGCGGCTTCGACTATCTCGTGAAGGCCCGCATTGCCGAGATGGCCGACTATCAGGACTTTCTCAAACGCGTCATCCTGCCGCTGCCCGGGGTGAAGGAGACACATACCTATGCCTCGATCGGCGACGTGAAGCCGGATGCCTTGCTGCCGGTGTGA
- a CDS encoding DMT family transporter, translated as MADGRDTGDTRLAVIAGLVMIAIYAAQFVAARFSLREHLTATDMASLRFAGASAVFLPIVWRRGLATMKALGWRRGLTLAALAGLPYPLIINWGLTQAPAAHAAALCPASIVFFSFLLSLFRESASRRRIIGVVTIIAGLLLFIAPARTGASDVLFGDLLFIGSGAMFSTYAVLVQRWRVDPVTATASVVLLSCLPLPLLYVFAPSGLHAAAGPEIASQIVIQGLLAGAAAMFLYTYIVDRLGSQAASLFLPGVPVATVMVGMVVLGETPLAIQCVAIAIMAAGMGYSAMGRRSTRENLAVSTSAGS; from the coding sequence ATGGCGGACGGACGAGACACGGGAGACACAAGACTGGCGGTGATCGCCGGCCTTGTCATGATCGCCATCTATGCGGCGCAGTTCGTCGCCGCCCGCTTCAGCCTCAGGGAGCATCTGACGGCCACCGACATGGCCAGCCTGCGCTTTGCAGGTGCCAGCGCGGTGTTCCTGCCGATCGTCTGGAGACGCGGCCTGGCGACCATGAAGGCGCTGGGCTGGCGGCGTGGACTGACGTTGGCTGCACTGGCCGGATTGCCCTATCCGCTGATCATCAACTGGGGTCTAACCCAGGCGCCCGCCGCCCATGCCGCGGCGCTCTGCCCGGCCTCGATCGTGTTCTTCTCGTTCCTATTGTCGCTGTTCAGGGAAAGCGCGTCGCGTCGGCGGATCATCGGCGTCGTTACGATCATCGCCGGCTTGTTGCTGTTCATAGCGCCGGCGCGCACCGGCGCCAGCGATGTCCTGTTCGGGGACCTGCTGTTTATCGGATCGGGCGCGATGTTTTCCACATATGCCGTTCTTGTGCAGCGATGGCGTGTCGACCCGGTCACGGCGACCGCGAGCGTCGTGCTTTTGTCCTGCCTGCCGCTGCCACTTCTTTATGTCTTTGCGCCAAGCGGCCTCCATGCCGCCGCAGGCCCCGAAATCGCCAGCCAGATCGTCATTCAAGGTCTTCTCGCGGGCGCTGCGGCAATGTTCCTCTACACTTACATTGTCGACCGATTGGGCTCACAGGCTGCATCACTGTTCCTGCCGGGTGTGCCGGTCGCCACGGTGATGGTCGGCATGGTCGTGCTTGGCGAGACCCCGCTGGCTATCCAATGCGTGGCCATCGCCATCATGGCCGCCGGGATGGGTTATTCGGCGATGGGTCGACGCAGCACCAGGGAAAATCTGGCTGTCTCGACATCAGCTGGATCGTGA
- the smpB gene encoding SsrA-binding protein SmpB, which translates to MNQVRKADPNNKTVAENRKARFSYEVLDTIEAGLVLTGTEVKSLRQGQANIQDSYASVEGGEIWLINSYLPEYLQANRFNHEPRRRRKLLLNKREMAKLSQSVDREGMTLVPLKIYFNDQGRAKLLLAVGRGKKLHDKRETEKQRDWSREKGRLLKERG; encoded by the coding sequence ATGAACCAAGTCAGAAAAGCCGATCCCAACAACAAGACCGTTGCCGAAAACCGCAAAGCGCGGTTTTCCTACGAGGTGCTCGACACGATCGAGGCCGGCCTTGTGCTGACCGGAACCGAGGTCAAGTCGCTGCGTCAGGGCCAGGCCAACATCCAGGACAGCTATGCCTCGGTCGAAGGCGGCGAGATCTGGCTGATCAATTCCTATCTGCCCGAATATCTGCAGGCCAACCGCTTCAACCACGAGCCGCGCCGCCGCCGCAAACTGCTGCTCAACAAGCGCGAAATGGCCAAGCTGTCGCAGAGCGTGGACCGCGAAGGCATGACCCTGGTGCCGCTGAAAATCTATTTCAACGACCAGGGACGCGCCAAGCTGCTGCTTGCCGTCGGCCGCGGCAAGAAACTGCACGACAAGCGCGAGACCGAAAAGCAACGCGACTGGTCGCGCGAAAAAGGCCGGCTGCTGAAGGAGCGCGGGTGA
- the dapA gene encoding 4-hydroxy-tetrahydrodipicolinate synthase: MLRGSLTALVTPFEKSGRFDEKAFRAFVDWQLGEGTTGLVPVGTTGESPTLSHDEHRHVVKICIEVAKGRAPVVAGAGSNNTEEAVGLVQYAEKAGADAALVVTPYYNKPTQRGLYEHFAAVARATKLPIIIYNIPPRSVIDMMPETMGRLAHDFKNIVGVKDATGKVERVSEQRMTCGKDFIQLSGEDASALGFNAHGGVGCISVTSNVAPRLCAEFQEATLSGDSAKALELQDRLLPLHKAIFIEPGVSGAKYALSKLGKVENVLRSPLVTVEPATAERIDAAMKHAGLIN; this comes from the coding sequence ATGCTGAGAGGCTCGCTTACCGCGCTCGTGACACCGTTCGAAAAGAGCGGGCGTTTCGACGAGAAAGCCTTTCGCGCGTTCGTCGACTGGCAGCTTGGCGAGGGCACGACAGGCCTGGTTCCTGTCGGCACAACGGGCGAGTCGCCTACGCTGTCGCATGACGAGCATCGCCACGTCGTCAAGATCTGCATCGAGGTGGCCAAGGGCCGCGCCCCGGTGGTTGCCGGTGCCGGTTCCAACAACACCGAGGAAGCCGTCGGGCTCGTGCAGTATGCCGAAAAGGCCGGCGCCGATGCTGCCCTGGTCGTAACGCCCTATTACAACAAGCCGACACAGCGCGGCCTCTACGAGCATTTTGCCGCTGTCGCCCGGGCGACCAAGCTGCCGATCATCATCTACAACATCCCGCCGCGCTCGGTCATTGACATGATGCCGGAGACGATGGGCCGGCTGGCGCACGACTTCAAGAACATCGTCGGCGTCAAGGACGCCACCGGCAAGGTCGAGCGCGTGTCGGAGCAGCGCATGACCTGTGGCAAGGATTTTATCCAGCTTTCGGGTGAGGACGCTTCCGCGCTCGGTTTCAACGCGCATGGTGGTGTCGGCTGCATCTCAGTGACCTCGAACGTCGCGCCGCGGCTCTGCGCCGAATTCCAGGAAGCAACGCTTTCGGGCGACAGTGCGAAGGCGCTGGAGCTGCAGGACCGTCTCTTGCCGCTGCATAAGGCGATCTTTATCGAGCCCGGCGTGTCCGGCGCGAAATATGCACTGTCGAAGCTGGGCAAGGTCGAGAACGTGCTGCGTTCGCCGCTGGTGACTGTTGAACCGGCAACGGCCGAGAGGATCGATGCGGCCATGAAGCACGCCGGCTTGATCAATTAG
- a CDS encoding alpha/beta fold hydrolase, producing MSSNPGFSDFFYAAPDGLRLHARVYGEANSAHWPVVCLPGLTRNARDFHELALYLSTRSAFARKVIAFDYRGRGQSAYDPDVSHYNVGVEAGDILAGLTALGIKQAAFIGTSRGGLIIHVLGAMQPAALKAIVLNDIGPVIEPAGLDHIRAYLDPTPRPKSRAETVDALRDTHSSDFPALASADWERMASALYRETDQGLMPDFDPRLVETLAALDLSKKLPDLWAQFEALAVMPMLVIRGASSRLFSVETLEEMKKRHPNLEAITVEGQGHAPFLETGSLPVAVAAFLDRAERQISGK from the coding sequence ATGTCGAGCAACCCAGGTTTCTCCGACTTCTTCTATGCCGCGCCAGATGGGCTGAGACTTCACGCGCGCGTCTATGGCGAAGCGAATTCCGCACATTGGCCGGTCGTCTGCCTGCCTGGCCTCACACGTAATGCGCGGGATTTTCACGAGCTGGCGCTCTATCTCTCAACGCGATCCGCCTTTGCGCGCAAGGTCATCGCCTTCGACTATCGCGGACGCGGACAGTCGGCCTACGATCCCGATGTCAGTCACTATAATGTCGGCGTCGAGGCGGGGGACATCCTTGCCGGGCTGACGGCGCTCGGCATCAAACAGGCGGCCTTCATCGGCACCTCTCGCGGCGGGCTGATCATCCATGTGCTTGGCGCGATGCAGCCGGCGGCGCTGAAAGCCATCGTGCTCAACGACATCGGGCCAGTGATCGAGCCCGCCGGCCTTGACCATATCCGCGCCTATCTCGATCCCACGCCAAGACCGAAGAGCCGTGCCGAGACTGTCGATGCCCTGCGCGACACCCATAGCAGCGACTTTCCCGCCCTCGCTTCGGCGGATTGGGAGCGGATGGCGTCAGCGCTCTATCGCGAGACAGATCAGGGGCTGATGCCGGATTTCGACCCGAGGCTGGTTGAAACGCTCGCCGCCCTCGACCTAAGCAAGAAACTGCCGGATTTGTGGGCGCAATTCGAGGCGCTGGCCGTCATGCCTATGCTGGTCATACGCGGTGCCAGTTCGAGACTTTTCTCCGTCGAGACGCTTGAAGAAATGAAGAAGCGCCACCCAAACCTCGAGGCGATCACGGTCGAGGGCCAAGGCCACGCGCCTTTCCTCGAGACCGGCAGCCTGCCCGTCGCCGTTGCTGCTTTTCTCGATCGCGCCGAGAGGCAAATAAGCGGCAAATAA
- a CDS encoding tyrosine-type recombinase/integrase yields MTNEAIQEGYPSDQFSTFSSQNSKINYTYNKIREVKSYRVGELFSAYRDILWDDGRHKYNVSSFIGEIDEILLGERFSAFDQSTLDNLIGTLRQRGNSNATINRKMAALSKLLRKAYKMGDIHSLPEFRRQKERAGRIRFLEREEEARLFAAIKSRSEDAYRLSVFLVDTGCRLGEALGLIWNDIQEHRVSFWITKSGRSRTIPMTERVKEVIKLPPAEGRRPKGPFTQLSQAQFRAIWNDAKAEVGLGADDQVVPHILRHTCASRLVQGGIDIRRVQMWLGHQTLSMTMRYAHLATNDLDGCVVVLEKPRGEQPAGNAESSLFSSPVTTPSAKRKQTDEGASAKAPPKATRKSSKAK; encoded by the coding sequence ATGACCAACGAAGCGATTCAAGAGGGATACCCCTCTGATCAGTTTTCGACGTTTTCTTCTCAGAACTCGAAGATCAACTACACATATAACAAGATAAGAGAAGTAAAGTCATACCGGGTCGGAGAGCTTTTTTCAGCTTATCGAGACATATTGTGGGATGATGGGCGACATAAATATAATGTCAGCTCCTTCATCGGCGAGATAGACGAGATCCTCCTTGGGGAGCGTTTCAGCGCCTTTGACCAGAGTACCCTGGACAACCTTATCGGCACCTTGCGCCAGCGCGGCAACAGCAACGCGACCATCAATCGAAAGATGGCTGCTCTCAGCAAACTGCTGCGCAAGGCTTACAAGATGGGAGATATCCACAGCTTGCCCGAGTTTCGCCGCCAGAAGGAGCGGGCGGGACGAATTCGTTTCCTCGAGAGGGAGGAAGAGGCAAGGCTGTTTGCCGCTATCAAGAGCCGCAGCGAGGATGCTTACCGGCTTTCCGTCTTCCTGGTCGACACCGGATGCCGCCTCGGAGAGGCGCTCGGGCTGATCTGGAACGATATCCAGGAACATCGCGTCTCCTTCTGGATCACCAAATCCGGCCGCAGCCGGACCATTCCGATGACCGAACGGGTCAAGGAGGTCATCAAGCTGCCTCCGGCCGAAGGACGCCGACCCAAGGGCCCGTTCACCCAGCTCAGCCAGGCACAATTCCGCGCCATCTGGAACGATGCCAAGGCGGAAGTCGGCCTCGGCGCCGACGACCAGGTCGTGCCGCACATCCTGCGCCACACCTGCGCTTCGCGTCTTGTCCAGGGCGGCATCGACATCCGCCGCGTGCAGATGTGGCTTGGCCATCAGACCTTGTCGATGACCATGCGCTACGCGCATCTGGCCACCAATGATCTCGATGGTTGCGTTGTCGTGCTGGAGAAGCCTCGCGGCGAGCAACCGGCCGGCAACGCGGAAAGCTCGCTGTTTTCGTCGCCGGTGACGACGCCGTCGGCGAAGCGGAAGCAGACGGATGAGGGCGCTTCGGCGAAGGCGCCGCCAAAGGCGACCCGCAAAAGCTCCAAGGCCAAGTAG
- a CDS encoding porin: protein MNIKSLLLGSAAALIAVSGARAADAVVVAEPEPAEYVKICDVYGAGYFYIPGTETCLRIGGYVRYDIGVGDAGAFGGAQNVPDHMGDGDHDTYWKNARFTLKTWTGQETELGTLKTYTETRFNFGNNYGDYDFPQTGTFEAHNKGVSLNFAWIQLGGLRVGKDESAFDTFIGYAGNVIEDTIVPYGNFDTNVVQYYFDAGNGFSAVVSLEEGAGADTIDSYVPHVVGGLKWTQGWGALTGVVSYDSNYEEVAGKVRLDVNVSNELSLWIMGGYGSDDNLNDFGTGRGFYKQWGGNWAVWGGGTYKFNEKTSFNAQISYDDWKNLGIAANIAYDVVPGFTVTAEVDYQNVGGADDLSQGWVGATKKSNVAGILRFQRSF, encoded by the coding sequence ATGAACATCAAGAGCCTTCTTCTCGGCTCCGCTGCGGCCCTGATCGCAGTTTCCGGTGCGCGCGCCGCCGACGCCGTCGTCGTCGCCGAGCCGGAGCCCGCTGAATACGTCAAGATTTGCGACGTCTACGGCGCTGGCTACTTCTACATCCCCGGCACCGAGACCTGCCTGCGCATCGGCGGCTATGTCCGCTACGACATCGGCGTGGGTGATGCCGGCGCATTCGGTGGCGCCCAGAACGTTCCGGACCATATGGGCGATGGCGATCACGACACCTACTGGAAGAACGCCCGCTTCACGCTGAAGACCTGGACCGGCCAGGAAACCGAACTCGGCACGTTGAAGACCTATACCGAGACCCGCTTCAACTTCGGCAACAACTATGGCGACTACGACTTCCCGCAGACTGGCACGTTCGAGGCGCACAACAAGGGCGTTTCGCTGAATTTCGCCTGGATCCAGCTTGGTGGTCTCCGCGTTGGTAAGGATGAATCGGCCTTCGATACGTTCATCGGCTACGCCGGCAACGTCATTGAGGACACGATCGTCCCCTACGGCAATTTCGACACCAACGTCGTTCAGTACTACTTTGACGCCGGCAACGGCTTCTCGGCTGTGGTCTCGCTGGAAGAAGGCGCAGGCGCCGATACCATCGACAGCTACGTTCCGCATGTTGTCGGCGGTCTGAAGTGGACCCAGGGCTGGGGCGCTCTCACCGGCGTCGTTTCCTATGACAGCAACTACGAAGAAGTTGCCGGCAAGGTTCGTTTGGACGTCAACGTCTCCAACGAGCTGTCGCTCTGGATCATGGGCGGCTATGGCTCGGACGACAACCTCAACGACTTCGGTACCGGCCGCGGCTTCTACAAGCAGTGGGGCGGCAACTGGGCAGTGTGGGGCGGTGGCACCTACAAGTTCAACGAGAAGACCTCGTTCAACGCTCAGATCTCGTATGACGACTGGAAGAACCTCGGCATCGCTGCGAACATCGCCTATGACGTTGTTCCTGGCTTCACGGTCACGGCCGAAGTCGATTACCAGAACGTCGGCGGTGCTGACGACCTGTCGCAAGGCTGGGTCGGTGCGACCAAGAAGAGCAACGTCGCCGGTATCCTCCGCTTCCAGCGCTCTTTCTAA
- a CDS encoding GIY-YIG nuclease family protein, with product MWYVYFLELRNGDIYVGSTNDLRRRTESHRLGNLPSTKAYLPVALKSYIAVETEANARQLERYFKTGSGKAFATKRFLQTAPR from the coding sequence ATGTGGTACGTCTATTTCCTGGAGCTCCGTAACGGCGATATCTATGTCGGATCGACAAACGACCTTCGACGCCGCACCGAATCGCACCGATTGGGCAATCTTCCATCGACAAAGGCCTACCTGCCCGTAGCCTTGAAGAGCTACATCGCGGTCGAAACCGAGGCCAACGCTCGCCAACTCGAGAGATATTTCAAGACCGGATCGGGCAAGGCTTTCGCGACCAAGCGTTTCTTGCAGACCGCGCCTCGCTGA
- a CDS encoding porin, with the protein MNIKSLLLGSAAALIAVSGARAADAVVVAEPEPAEYVKICDVYGAGYFYIPGTETCLRVGGYIREDIGVGDGGSFDGVNHVTDHQHGDDDSTYWKQTRFTLKTWTGQETELGTLKTYTEYRINFGNSYGDYGTPGLAGNTEANPNAGGDGWQARNKTSALEFAWIQLGGLRVGADESAFDTFIGYAGNVINDTIVPYGNFQTNVIQYYFDAGNGFSAVVSLEEGSGEVGTIDSYVPHVVGGVKWTQGWGAITGVVAYDSNYEEVAGKVRLDVNVSNELSLFAMVGYGSDNNLNDPTNNIDALGRGFYKQWGGNWAAWGGGTYKFNEKTSFNLQASYDDWKDIGVAANVAYTVVPGLTVTAEVDWQRVGQGAIDNQSVWVNATKKDNVGGLLRFQRDF; encoded by the coding sequence ATGAACATCAAGAGCCTTCTTCTCGGCTCCGCTGCGGCCCTGATCGCAGTTTCCGGTGCGCGCGCCGCCGACGCCGTCGTCGTCGCCGAGCCGGAGCCCGCTGAATACGTCAAGATTTGCGACGTCTACGGCGCTGGCTACTTCTACATCCCCGGCACCGAAACCTGCCTGCGCGTCGGCGGCTATATTCGTGAGGATATCGGTGTGGGCGACGGTGGCTCGTTCGATGGCGTCAATCACGTCACGGACCACCAGCACGGTGATGACGACTCGACCTACTGGAAGCAGACCCGCTTCACGCTGAAGACCTGGACTGGCCAGGAAACCGAACTCGGTACGTTGAAGACCTACACTGAGTACCGCATCAACTTCGGCAACAGCTACGGCGACTATGGCACCCCTGGTCTCGCAGGCAACACCGAAGCGAACCCTAACGCTGGCGGCGACGGCTGGCAGGCGCGCAACAAGACCAGCGCCTTGGAATTTGCCTGGATCCAGCTCGGCGGTCTGCGTGTCGGCGCTGACGAATCGGCCTTTGATACGTTCATCGGCTACGCCGGTAACGTCATCAACGACACGATCGTCCCTTACGGCAATTTCCAGACCAACGTCATCCAATACTACTTCGACGCTGGAAACGGCTTCTCGGCCGTGGTCTCGCTCGAAGAAGGCTCCGGTGAGGTTGGCACCATCGACAGCTATGTTCCGCATGTCGTCGGCGGTGTGAAGTGGACACAGGGCTGGGGCGCCATCACCGGCGTCGTCGCCTATGACAGCAACTACGAAGAAGTCGCCGGCAAGGTTCGCCTGGACGTCAACGTATCCAACGAACTGTCGCTGTTTGCCATGGTCGGCTATGGCTCGGACAACAACCTCAACGACCCGACCAACAACATCGATGCGCTCGGCCGCGGCTTCTACAAGCAGTGGGGCGGCAACTGGGCAGCATGGGGCGGCGGCACCTACAAGTTTAACGAAAAGACATCGTTCAACCTCCAGGCGTCGTATGATGACTGGAAGGACATCGGTGTCGCGGCGAACGTCGCCTACACCGTCGTTCCCGGCCTCACCGTCACGGCGGAAGTCGACTGGCAGCGCGTCGGCCAAGGCGCCATCGACAACCAGTCCGTGTGGGTCAACGCGACCAAGAAGGACAACGTCGGCGGTCTCCTCCGCTTCCAACGCGACTTCTAG
- a CDS encoding tetratricopeptide repeat-containing sulfotransferase family protein, with protein sequence MNSRLPPTWSKHLKAQPVQKARPFAQPAKPGSLLGPTDDMLLRQALELQKAGRLPEAEELCHRVLTRSPNHALALYILGTLGLGFDDELAIKYFARAAAKEPKNPYYQLSLGEAFLKVADYPLAIHHLQRACELKPDLTDALRRLGEAYFMFEKADVAVPLYEKALEIDPDNAFVRTALANTLVALGRMDEATVCLKESIDRRMSVPSSYNTLVAVRKFSAEPPELKAILDELQKTANPADEPYQLHMAAGKVLDDLGRHDEAMDHFLRAATNKGFDFDIESYGRQVDAWIELFNPEFFAARVGYGDPSETPVFVLGMPRSGTTLTEQICSSHPDVHGAGEHSKLGRVAVANGLKLQPGRPLGRPVMSMTRTQSKALAGEYLSSLRLNAPEALRIVDKMPHNFELVGLIALLFPNARIVHCVRDPVDNCFSCFTSNLNDAHKYNSDLAVLGLYYREYDRLMRYWKSIFPGRILENRYEDLVSDQEGQSRRLVEHLGLEWHDACLRFFERAGSVRTLSHWQVRQPIYKSSVKRWKHYEGRLRPLIDALGDLAEG encoded by the coding sequence ATGAACTCACGGCTGCCCCCAACCTGGTCCAAGCATCTCAAGGCACAGCCAGTGCAAAAGGCCAGACCCTTCGCCCAACCGGCTAAGCCTGGATCGTTGCTTGGGCCAACCGATGACATGCTGCTTAGACAAGCGCTGGAACTACAGAAAGCCGGACGGCTGCCGGAAGCCGAAGAACTCTGCCATCGTGTTCTGACGCGCTCGCCCAATCACGCGCTTGCCCTCTACATTCTTGGCACGCTGGGGCTCGGTTTCGACGACGAACTGGCGATCAAGTATTTCGCCCGCGCGGCAGCGAAGGAGCCGAAAAATCCATACTATCAGCTCAGTCTGGGGGAGGCCTTTCTAAAGGTCGCGGATTATCCGCTTGCGATTCATCATTTGCAGCGCGCCTGCGAGCTGAAGCCCGATCTCACGGATGCTCTTCGTCGACTTGGCGAAGCATATTTCATGTTCGAAAAGGCGGACGTGGCTGTGCCGCTCTATGAAAAAGCGCTCGAAATTGACCCCGACAACGCATTCGTCCGGACGGCCCTTGCGAATACTCTCGTTGCCCTCGGCCGCATGGACGAAGCTACGGTTTGCCTGAAGGAGAGCATCGACAGGCGCATGAGCGTGCCGTCGTCCTACAATACGCTTGTAGCGGTTCGAAAATTCTCCGCCGAGCCACCCGAGCTCAAAGCCATTCTGGACGAGCTTCAAAAAACGGCGAATCCCGCCGATGAGCCCTACCAGCTTCATATGGCCGCCGGTAAGGTCTTGGATGATCTTGGTCGCCACGATGAGGCCATGGACCATTTTCTCAGAGCCGCAACGAACAAGGGGTTCGATTTTGACATTGAATCCTACGGTCGACAGGTCGATGCGTGGATCGAGCTGTTCAATCCGGAGTTCTTCGCGGCGAGGGTGGGATATGGTGATCCATCTGAGACGCCTGTATTCGTGCTTGGAATGCCGCGTTCTGGCACGACGCTGACGGAACAGATCTGCTCGAGCCATCCCGATGTCCACGGCGCGGGCGAACACTCCAAGCTGGGGCGAGTCGCGGTTGCCAACGGTCTTAAATTGCAGCCGGGACGCCCATTGGGACGACCAGTCATGTCGATGACGCGAACGCAATCCAAGGCGCTCGCCGGTGAATATCTATCCAGCTTGCGTCTCAACGCGCCCGAAGCATTGCGAATCGTCGATAAGATGCCTCACAATTTCGAACTTGTGGGCCTCATCGCCCTTCTCTTCCCTAACGCACGGATTGTTCATTGCGTACGCGATCCCGTTGATAATTGTTTTTCTTGCTTCACCTCGAATCTTAACGACGCGCATAAGTATAATTCGGACCTTGCGGTGCTTGGGCTTTACTACCGCGAGTACGATCGCCTGATGCGCTATTGGAAGTCGATTTTTCCGGGACGCATTCTCGAGAATCGCTATGAAGACCTTGTTTCCGACCAGGAGGGGCAGTCCCGTCGGCTTGTGGAGCATCTGGGTTTGGAGTGGCACGACGCCTGCCTCCGTTTCTTCGAAAGGGCTGGCTCCGTCAGAACCCTCAGCCACTGGCAGGTTCGTCAGCCGATCTACAAATCATCGGTCAAGCGTTGGAAGCACTACGAAGGCAGGCTTCGGCCATTGATCGATGCCTTGGGGGATTTGGCTGAAGGCTAG